CTCTTTGGTGCTGAAGGACAGCGCCTTTTACGCAGTGGTCTGATGTCTGGCGCGCTACTTCCTAGTCGATTCCAATTTATATAATCTCACGTTTAAAAGATGTTTAAACTTTTAAATGTGACTACGGCACTTTGCCCCCCAAAAATACATTGTCAAATTTGGCCATTGTTATAATGGTAATCAATTCACTTCATTAATTTGCGTGCAGGTAGAATCTCAGCAgaaatgtactgtattttacCACATATCGAACTAATAGGGCCTCTCTTTGGGTACCATCTACCTTAGACTTTAATTCAACGATTTTACCTCCCAAATCACACTTACCATGTTTTTGAGTACGGGGGTCTGTCGGTTACCGTCAGTCACCAAGTTGTTCTCGGTGCCGGTGTTCTCCCCGCTGTCCATCACCGTTTCTTCTGACTCAGACCTCCGGATGTACGGGGACCTCCGGATCCCGGACAGCAGACCCGAGGCTCGGCCGACCGAGTGGTAGCTCGGTCCGGTGGACTGCTTGTACCACGCCTCGATAGGGTGGCACGAGATAAGCATGGAGATACAGACGCACACCACGGCGAATCTAACAGACCTCTCCATCTCGTGACGCCTTTTTTACGCAGCTGGATGGAATGTTGGTTTGACGGTTGGTTCGGTTCGGTTGGTTGGTTCGGTTGTCTTCGGGATGTTTTTGGTTCTTCTGTTCTTGTCTTCTTCTCTGGTGAGCTGTAGCCTAGGTTACCAATATCAACGGACGTTCTTGTTGGCGGGTTCTTCCGTTGGTTGGGTGTTCTCGAATGTTGTGACCGTTTTATATAGGCGCGCGGCACGATCGTGACCTGTCAATTGGATCAGAAAGATTGAATGATTCATCTTTTACGCACGCAGATGAACAATCCAATCCGGATTTATGCGTTTTCTCTTTACCCCTGTGTTTGGGGAGGTTGACATAGTGACATCACACCGATCCTCATCTGTTTCTTGAAAACTAGAAAGTAAATTACGTTTATTGGCATATGACTTGAATTTCGTCATAAATGGTCCAGCTTCAGATGctttaacgagagagagagagagagagagagagagagagagagcccactgAATGGATTAGGAAATGTGTTCAAGTGCTCGTAAATTATAGGCTATCCTAAAAAGCACACGTTTTCAGTTGTTAGTTTATCCTTCTGTAGAACCCCGTACCCCCACAACAGTGTAAATAAGATCCCCATTTTTAGATAACAGCCTATATAAccaatgaatggtgtggctgctGAACAAgttgagactaaattacttggtgttaccttagagtctaaactgtcatggtcaaaacataaaTATTCAACGGTTGtacagatggggagaggtctgtccgtaataaataATCATCTGCTTTTATGACATctcactccaaaaagcaagtgtGGGCTCTAGTTTAGTCTTCTCTTGATTATTGCCCAGTCGAGTGGtcaagctgcagctggcccagaacagagcgacacgtcttgctcttcattgtaatcagagagctcaatttacacacagctctgacacacacacttaacccactagacatgtcaccaggggtcttttgttttacagtccccaaatccagaacaaattcaagaaagcgtacagtattatatagtcatTATTGAAGGGAACTCCCGTCTCTTATTGCttaaatgaacagcaaacctggtttcaaaagac
This is a stretch of genomic DNA from Oncorhynchus clarkii lewisi isolate Uvic-CL-2024 chromosome 17, UVic_Ocla_1.0, whole genome shotgun sequence. It encodes these proteins:
- the LOC139370152 gene encoding neuropeptide B-like, with protein sequence MERSVRFAVVCVCISMLISCHPIEAWYKQSTGPSYHSVGRASGLLSGIRRSPYIRRSESEETVMDSGENTGTENNLVTDGNRQTPVLKNMAICVTDISPNLKSCELLRDGTSTFQCKADVFLSLDSLDCLAA